A single window of Vigna unguiculata cultivar IT97K-499-35 chromosome 1, ASM411807v1, whole genome shotgun sequence DNA harbors:
- the LOC114182038 gene encoding uncharacterized protein LOC114182038, with protein MDLDKSWIDLPRNTQQYMDGLNKFLDFAFANKSVEGKIICPCPKCNLNKWQTRGATYEHLILHPLPKGYTFWLLHGETNYVQHTISTPPIFQSSEDTCFANDPICGMVDDAFGNFVNNDENMRPESSHMMPDEIAQYMKFMHEGQQSLYEGCDKYSKLSFLLKLYHIKCLCRMTDKAMSMILELLADAFDYAKIPSSFYEAKKIINKLGLHYTKIDACPNDCMLYYGEDKDKEFCMKCNESRWKKTKKSNSIVGVTKRQKKVPAKVLRYFPLKPHLQRMFMSSKIAEHMQWHALRSTHEGILRHPSDSEAWKNFDLMNPQFASDPRNVRLGLATDGFNPFGDLSTCHSTWPIVLIPYNLPPWMCMKQSSFILSMIIPGKRAPGNDIDVYLRPLIEELKELWNTGVETFDSDKKEVFHMHAAILWTISDFPGLGTLSGWNTHTGLACPRCNFDTTPKKIQGHKFRLCRNRFDGSVETRNPPLRISGTNVLQQVQNFNIVFGKEPEVEEWGKRQRKGHHPIDGPLQWRKKSKKSKDNLKARNDLKDWGVRPDLWPDANNKYLPAIYTLTKENKHIFLKTLKNITVPDGYSSNISRCVDVKQSKLGGLKSHDSHVLMEQLLPLAMRKTLPKEVCSVLIDLCSFFKHLCNKVLKMDELNQLQNRVVLTLCHMEMLFPPAFFTVMVHLIVHLVEDAKIGGPVQYRWMYPIERYLGKLKSYVRNKAQPEGSIAKGYLAEESLTFCSRYLDGIETIFNRIRRVDDEPDTMASSVSGLFPPVGKPVGGFTYFSLSTKEKLQAHRHIKNDLNGPYSDDLKFLAMGPIDCAKRYNAYNVNGFKFRTLERDHGLKTQNSGIFGTFGTRSYASSIDNQMQFGGVPYYGKLVDIIEINYNGRFSVTLFKCMWADTTTSRGIITDDLGFRLVNFTRLIHIGDNDDDEPYIQAAEAQMVYYVVDELDKNWSIPVHLKPRDLYDIGGDNDVTFHECEPFEQQNLETLFPDGEGNIPLTRS; from the exons ATGGATTTGGATAAGTCTTGGATTGATTTGCCTCGAAATACACAACAATACATGGATGGATTGAATAAATTTTTGGACTTTGCATTTGCTAATAAGAGCGTTGAGGGTAAGATAATTTGTCCATGTCCGAAATGCAATCTTAACAAATGGCAAACTCGAGGAGCAACATATGAACACTTAATTCTTCATCCTCTTCCAAAAGGGTATACATTTTGGCTTCTACATGGTGAGACAAATTATGTACAACATACGATTTCAACACCTCCAATTTTCCAATCGAGTGAGGATACATGTTTTGCTAATGATCCCATATGTGGCATGGTTGATGATGCATTCGGGAATTTTGTAAACAATGATGAGAATATGCGACCTGAATCAAGCCACATGATGCCTGATGAAATTGCTCAGTATATGAAGTTTATGCATGAGGGACAACAAAGTTTGTATGAAGGATGTGACAAATAttctaaactttctttcttgCTCAAATTGTACCATATCAAATGTCTATGCAGAATGACTGACAAAGCAATGTCAATGATATTGGAGTTGTTAGCAGATGCTTTTGATTATGCTAAAATCCCATCTTCATTCTATGAAGCtaagaaaatcattaataaGCTTGGCCTTCATTACACCAAAATTGATGCTTGCCCAAATGATTGCATGTTATACTATGGAGAAGATAAAGATAAGGAATTTTGTATGAAATGCAATGAATCTAGatggaagaaaacaaagaagagcAATAGTATTGTTGGTGTTACTAAAAGACAAAAGAAAGTTCCAGCTAAAGTTTTAAGGTATTTTCCATTGAAGCCGCACTTACAACGAATGTTTATGTCTTCTAAAATAGCTGAGCATATGCAATGGCATGCATTAAGAAGTACACATGAAGGCATATTAAGGCATCCAAGTGATTCTGAAGCATGGAAGAACTTTGATCTAATGAATCCTCAATTTGCTTCAGACCCTCGAAATGTCAGACTTGGTTTGGCTACTGATGGGTTCAATCCATTTGGTGATTTGAGTACATGTCATAGTACTTGGCCTATTGTACTTATACCTTACAATCTTCCTCCTTGGATGTGTATGAAGCAAAGTTCATTCATTCTTTCCATGATCATTCCTGGTAAAAGAGCACCaggaaatgatattgatgtATATTTAAGGCCATTAatagaagaattaaaagagCTATGGAACACTGGGGTTGAAACTTTTGATTCAGATAAGAAAGAAGTGTTTCATATGCATGCAGCTATATTATGGACTATTAGTGATTTTCCTGGTCTTGGAACCTTATCTGGGTGGAACACACATACTGGGTTGGCTTGCCCTAGGTGTAATTTTGACACAACTCCTAAGAAGATTCAgg GGCACAAATTTAGATTATGCCGCAATCGTTTTGATGGAAGTGTGGAAACTAGAAATCCTCCTTTGAGAATATCAGGAACAAATGTCTTACAACAAGTTCagaattttaatattgtatttggGAAAGAACCAGAAGTTGAGGAATGGGGGAAAAGACAACGGAAAGGTCACCACCCTATTGATGGCCCTCTACAATGGAGAAAAAAGA GTAAAAAGTCAAAGGACAACCTAAAGGCACGAAATGACTTAAAAGATTGGGGTGTTAGACCTGATCTTTGGCCTGATGCAAATAACAAATATCTTCCGGCTATATATACattgacaaaagaaaataaacatatatttctgAAAACATTGAAGAACATCACTGTTCCAGATGGCTACTCAAGTAACATCAGTAGATGTGTTGATGTCAAACAATCTAAGCTTGGAGGATTGAAAAGTCATGATTCTCATGTTTTGATGGAGCAACTTTTACCTTTGGCAATGAGGAAAACGCTCCCTAAAGAAGTGTGCTCTGTTTTGATTGATCTGTGTTCCTTTTTTAAGCACTTGtgcaataaagttttaaaaatggaTGAACTTAACCAATTGCAAAATAGAGTTGTTCTTACATTATGTCACATGGAGATGTTATTTCCTCCTGCATTTTTTACAGTCATGGTTCATTTGATTGTGCATTTGGTGGAAGATGCCAAGATTGGAGGACCTGTCCAATATAGgtggatgtatcccattgagaGATATTTGGGAAAATTGAAGTCTTATGTGCGTAACAAGGCTCAACCAGAAGGCTCAATAGCTAAAGGCTACCTAGCTGAAGAGTCCTTAACCTTTTGTTCTAGATATTTAGATGGAATTGAGACTATATTTAATCGAATAAGGCGTGTTGATGACGAACCTGACACCATGGCATCTAGTGTAAGTGGTTTGTTTCCACCAGTTGGAAAACCAGTTGGGGGTTTTACTTACTTCTCTTTATCAACAAAGGAAAAGTTACAAGCACATCGTCAT ataaagaATGACTTAAATGGACCTTACTCAGATGATTTGAAGTTCTTAGCTATGGGCCCAATTGATTGTGCAAAACGCTACAATGCTTACAATGTTAATGGCTTCAAGTTTCGTACGTTAGAGAGAGATCATGGacttaaaacacaaaatagtgGAATATTTGGTACTTTTGGGACAAGGAGCTATGCAAGTAGCATTGACAATCAAATGCAATTTGGGGGTGTGCCTTATTATGGAAAATTGGTAGACATAATTGAGATCAACTATAATGGTCGATTCTCTGTTACTTTGTTCAAATGTATGTGGGCTGATACAACTACTTCTAGAGGGATTATAACAGATGACTTGGGATTTAGATTAGTAAACTTTACACGTTTAATACACATTggtgataatgatgatgacgaACCATACATTCAGGCTGCAGAAGCTCAAATGGTTTATTATGTAGTGGATGAATTAGATAAAAATTGGAGCATTCCTGTGCATTTAAAGCCACGAGACTTATATGACATTGGTGGAGATAATGATGTCACTTTCCATGAATGTGAACCatttgaacaacaaaatttggaaaCTTTATTTCCAGATGGAGAAGGGAATATACCATTAACAAGGTCATAG